One Bacteroidota bacterium genomic window carries:
- a CDS encoding Zn-dependent hydrolase, with product MNYKTITYFIALLPVIFIAGCKYEKSSEEMENQYSGVIAADAAFTPISPEIVKARLASYAPVELKADISHLSVKEKQILSILFDIADIMDDIYWQQTLGNKQAFLNRLQDESTKQFAMLNYGPWDRLNDNESFIKEIGEKPAGANFYPLDMTNEEFEALNDPNKTSLYTLIRRNDDKSLRIVWYHEAYASKVKKAADLMKQAAALAEDEGLKKYLTLRADALLTDNCQPSDFAWMEMKTSNIDFVVGPIENYEDALYGYKAAQESFILIKDSEWSQRLVKYTALLPELQKGLPVEEQYKSETPGSGSDLNAYEVIYYAGNANEGGKTIAINLPNDEEVQLKAGSRRLQLKNSIQAKFENILMPIAKVLIDSAQLKHVKFNAFFENIMFHEVAHGLGIKNTITGQGPVRSALKEQYSSMEEAKADIMGLYLVTKLYEMGELKEGEVMDNYITFFAGIFRSCRFGAADAHGKSNMIQFNYFTEKDVFKRNENGTYFVDFDKMKEAVISLMQNIIHIEGDGNYAQSKQWIEQKGIIIPQLKADIDRVNTSNIPVDIVFIQGKKIMGLQ from the coding sequence ATGAATTACAAGACAATTACTTATTTTATTGCTTTACTGCCTGTCATTTTTATTGCAGGCTGTAAATATGAAAAATCTTCCGAAGAGATGGAAAACCAATATTCAGGAGTAATCGCGGCTGATGCAGCTTTTACACCTATATCACCGGAGATTGTAAAAGCACGGCTTGCTTCCTATGCGCCAGTGGAATTAAAGGCTGATATCAGTCATCTCAGCGTAAAGGAAAAACAAATCCTTTCCATATTATTTGATATTGCCGATATTATGGATGACATATACTGGCAGCAGACCCTTGGCAATAAGCAAGCTTTCCTTAACCGCTTGCAGGATGAAAGCACAAAACAGTTTGCCATGCTTAACTACGGACCATGGGACCGTTTAAACGACAATGAATCGTTTATCAAGGAGATAGGTGAGAAACCTGCCGGGGCAAACTTCTATCCACTGGACATGACGAATGAGGAGTTTGAAGCATTGAATGATCCCAATAAGACAAGTTTATACACACTTATCAGGCGAAATGATGATAAATCGTTACGTATAGTCTGGTATCATGAAGCTTATGCGAGCAAGGTCAAAAAAGCCGCTGATCTGATGAAACAAGCCGCTGCGCTTGCTGAAGATGAAGGTCTGAAAAAATACCTGACCCTCCGTGCTGACGCATTACTCACCGACAATTGTCAACCCAGTGATTTTGCCTGGATGGAAATGAAAACATCGAACATTGATTTTGTGGTCGGTCCTATCGAAAACTATGAGGATGCGTTGTATGGTTATAAAGCGGCGCAGGAGTCATTTATACTTATAAAAGACAGTGAGTGGAGCCAAAGGCTTGTTAAATATACAGCCTTACTGCCCGAACTTCAGAAAGGTCTTCCTGTTGAAGAACAATATAAGAGTGAAACACCCGGTTCAGGTTCGGACCTGAATGCTTATGAAGTCATATATTATGCCGGCAATGCCAATGAAGGGGGCAAGACCATTGCCATCAACCTGCCCAATGATGAGGAGGTGCAGCTCAAAGCCGGCTCCAGGCGGTTACAGCTTAAGAACTCCATACAGGCCAAATTTGAAAATATCCTGATGCCTATTGCCAAAGTGCTTATCGATTCCGCACAACTTAAACATGTTAAATTCAACGCCTTTTTCGAGAACATCATGTTCCATGAGGTAGCACATGGTCTGGGCATTAAAAACACGATCACCGGACAGGGACCTGTCAGAAGCGCTTTGAAGGAGCAGTACTCATCAATGGAAGAAGCCAAAGCCGACATCATGGGACTTTATCTTGTCACCAAACTCTATGAGATGGGGGAACTTAAGGAAGGGGAGGTGATGGACAATTACATTACATTCTTTGCCGGTATATTCCGCTCCTGCCGCTTTGGTGCTGCCGATGCACACGGAAAATCAAACATGATCCAGTTCAATTATTTCACTGAAAAAGACGTCTTCAAGCGGAATGAAAACGGGACCTATTTTGTCGATTTTGATAAAATGAAGGAAGCGGTTATATCCCTTATGCAGAACATTATTCATATTGAAGGCGATGGAAATTATGCTCAGTCAAAGCAATGGATTGAGCAAAAAGGGATTATTATTCCGCAACTGAAGGCTGACATTGACCGGGTCAATACATCAAATATTCCAGTAGACATCGTCTTCATCCAGGGAAAGAAGATAATGGGCCTGCAATGA
- a CDS encoding S46 family peptidase produces the protein MKKLFLLMLMVIAMSFGSFASDPPDEGMWLPMFVDRLNYTDMQKMGLKLTAEEIYSINNSSLKDAIVDFGHFCTASVVSPDGLLFTNHHCGYDAIQKHSSVDHDYLTDGFWAMTREEELPNEGLTATFLIRMEDVTARVLADVKDDMTENERNDTINKVTTTLEEEASEDGKYDVEVNSFFNGNEYYLFVYLTYKDVRLVGAPPSSIGKFGGDTDNWMWPRHTGDFSIFRIYTAPDGSPATYSKENVPLKAKYVVPVSVKGYQKEDFAMVWGFPGQTDRYRSSYGVDLTLYHSDPAIIDFGKVFLDIMKADMDASPEVRIQYASTHAQIANFWKNKVGEARDLKRLKVIDQKKAIEEQFQTWVNADPARKEKYGSVLQDMEEGYKTLADTKSQEALWYFQAPFFASKIITFPLQLRSLQAVLEKKDYQPADLEEFKVQAEEYFKDYNAALEQKLFAAALKLIYDKVPADKHPDIYTSLIMKKYKGCFDAFAADVFKKSIFATKENFMTFINKPSLKKFQNDLANKTTQSFFTAFSTLNAGTGSISEKLSRDKRLFVAGLREMMKDKVFYPDANSTMRFTYGKVLDYYPADAVHYNYMTYLSGVIEKEDPTNEEFIVPAKLKDLYQARDYGRYGKDGKMVVCFLTDNDITGGNSGSPVLNGNGELIGLAFDGNWESMSGNIAFEPALQRCINVDIRYVLFIIDKFAGAQNIINELTIR, from the coding sequence ATGAAGAAGTTATTTTTATTGATGCTTATGGTCATAGCCATGAGCTTTGGAAGTTTTGCATCTGATCCGCCCGATGAGGGCATGTGGCTGCCGATGTTTGTTGACAGGCTTAATTATACCGACATGCAGAAGATGGGTCTGAAGCTCACGGCTGAAGAGATATACAGCATAAACAATTCAAGCCTGAAAGATGCTATTGTCGACTTCGGTCATTTCTGCACAGCCAGTGTTGTGTCACCTGACGGACTATTATTCACCAATCATCATTGTGGTTATGATGCTATTCAGAAGCACAGTTCAGTCGACCATGATTATCTCACTGATGGTTTTTGGGCTATGACCAGGGAAGAGGAATTGCCAAATGAAGGGCTGACTGCCACTTTTCTCATTCGCATGGAAGATGTGACAGCCAGGGTACTTGCAGATGTGAAAGACGATATGACTGAGAATGAACGGAATGATACTATTAACAAAGTGACCACCACACTTGAAGAGGAGGCCTCAGAGGACGGCAAATATGATGTAGAGGTGAACAGCTTTTTCAATGGGAATGAATATTATTTATTTGTTTATCTGACTTATAAGGATGTACGACTTGTTGGTGCACCACCCTCTTCCATTGGTAAATTTGGCGGTGACACCGATAACTGGATGTGGCCGCGGCATACAGGCGACTTCAGCATTTTCAGGATTTATACCGCGCCTGACGGAAGTCCTGCAACGTATTCGAAAGAAAACGTGCCTCTTAAGGCAAAATATGTTGTTCCGGTTTCTGTAAAAGGATACCAAAAGGAAGATTTTGCCATGGTATGGGGTTTTCCTGGCCAGACTGACCGTTACCGGAGTTCATACGGTGTTGACCTGACGCTTTACCACTCCGATCCTGCCATAATCGATTTTGGTAAGGTATTCCTGGATATTATGAAAGCAGATATGGATGCCAGTCCTGAAGTGAGAATTCAATATGCCTCAACGCATGCACAGATAGCAAATTTTTGGAAGAATAAAGTCGGTGAAGCCCGTGATCTGAAGAGGTTGAAAGTCATCGATCAGAAAAAGGCCATTGAGGAGCAATTCCAGACCTGGGTCAATGCTGATCCTGCCCGAAAGGAAAAGTACGGTTCAGTGCTGCAGGATATGGAAGAAGGATACAAAACCCTCGCCGATACTAAATCCCAGGAGGCCTTATGGTATTTTCAGGCGCCATTCTTTGCTTCCAAGATAATCACTTTTCCCTTGCAGCTTCGTAGCCTTCAGGCTGTTCTTGAAAAGAAAGACTATCAGCCTGCCGATCTGGAAGAATTTAAAGTTCAGGCTGAGGAGTATTTCAAGGACTACAATGCGGCATTGGAACAAAAACTTTTTGCTGCGGCCCTTAAACTGATCTATGATAAAGTTCCGGCTGACAAACATCCTGATATTTATACATCCCTCATCATGAAAAAATATAAGGGATGCTTCGATGCCTTTGCTGCCGATGTTTTTAAGAAATCCATATTTGCCACAAAAGAGAATTTCATGACTTTTATCAATAAGCCTTCGCTAAAAAAATTTCAGAATGACTTAGCCAATAAAACTACCCAGTCGTTCTTCACAGCATTTTCGACCCTGAATGCAGGAACTGGTAGCATTTCGGAAAAGCTCAGCCGTGACAAACGTCTGTTTGTTGCCGGTCTCAGGGAAATGATGAAAGACAAGGTTTTTTATCCTGATGCCAATTCAACAATGCGTTTTACCTATGGAAAGGTGCTGGATTATTATCCGGCCGATGCGGTACATTATAATTATATGACCTATCTCTCCGGTGTCATTGAAAAGGAAGATCCGACCAATGAGGAATTTATTGTTCCGGCAAAGCTGAAAGATTTATATCAGGCCAGGGATTATGGCAGGTATGGAAAAGACGGAAAGATGGTTGTATGCTTCCTGACCGATAATGATATAACAGGCGGAAACTCGGGCAGTCCTGTTCTCAATGGTAATGGTGAACTTATCGGCCTGGCGTTCGATGGCAACTGGGAGTCAATGAGTGGAAATATTGCTTTTGAGCCGGCATTGCAGAGATGTATCAACGTGGATATCCGTTACGTCCTGTTTATCATTGACAAGTTTGCCGGTGCGCAAAATATCATTAATGAACTGACTATCAGGTAG
- a CDS encoding DUF4369 domain-containing protein: MKRILLVFGITLFIFSCSTKKTNLYTINGTIGGLKDGKAYIETRKEGVWVKLDSTNVTNGTFTFTGNVDMPVRHFITFEGLKAYLPVFIENSVITLTGHIDSVDMVMITGSKAQDEYDSYEEASAPYDLKLDDLYDQYQKAKDTNNDTLMKRLDAEIETADNEQMEFLKKYILEHTSSIISPYLARSNSYMFELEDLEPLVNAFDTSLARTVYVQELKQRVDVLKRVVVGQPAIDFTMNDTAGNSVTLSSFKGKYILVDFWASWCGPCRGENPNVVANFNAFKDKGFTVLSVSFDKEKTKWVEAIQKDKLTWTNVSDLKYWSNEAGKLYGINSIPSNVLLNPEGIIIARNLRGEELTKKLNEIFQIK, translated from the coding sequence ATGAAAAGAATTTTGCTGGTTTTTGGGATTACCCTATTTATATTCTCCTGTTCCACAAAAAAAACAAACCTATACACTATCAATGGCACTATAGGAGGATTGAAGGACGGAAAGGCTTATATAGAAACACGAAAAGAAGGTGTCTGGGTCAAGCTGGATTCTACCAATGTCACCAATGGCACATTTACATTCACTGGTAACGTAGATATGCCGGTCAGGCACTTTATCACTTTTGAAGGGTTAAAAGCATATCTCCCGGTTTTTATTGAAAATTCCGTTATCACCCTCACCGGCCATATTGATAGTGTTGATATGGTTATGATTACGGGGTCAAAAGCTCAGGATGAATATGATTCATATGAAGAGGCATCTGCACCATACGACTTAAAACTTGATGATCTCTACGACCAGTATCAGAAAGCTAAAGATACGAACAACGATACGCTCATGAAGAGGCTGGACGCTGAAATAGAAACAGCTGATAATGAACAAATGGAGTTTTTGAAAAAATATATACTCGAACACACCAGTAGCATAATTTCACCTTACCTGGCCAGAAGCAATTCCTACATGTTTGAACTTGAGGATCTTGAACCTCTTGTCAATGCCTTTGATACATCGCTTGCCCGCACCGTATATGTCCAGGAACTGAAACAGCGTGTGGATGTGCTGAAGCGGGTGGTCGTCGGCCAGCCTGCCATTGATTTTACAATGAATGATACAGCGGGTAATTCCGTCACCCTGTCGTCATTTAAGGGGAAATATATATTAGTCGATTTCTGGGCCTCCTGGTGTGGTCCGTGCAGGGGTGAAAATCCAAATGTCGTGGCTAACTTTAATGCCTTTAAGGATAAAGGTTTTACCGTATTGAGCGTGTCGTTTGATAAAGAAAAAACAAAATGGGTGGAAGCTATTCAGAAGGATAAACTTACCTGGACAAACGTGTCGGACCTGAAATACTGGAGTAATGAAGCCGGAAAATTATACGGTATCAACTCTATTCCCTCCAATGTGCTTTTGAATCCCGAAGGCATTATCATTGCCCGGAATCTGAGGGGTGAAGAGCTGACGAAAAAGCTGAATGAGATTTTTCAGATCAAATAA
- a CDS encoding Na+:solute symporter, with translation MILSSWDWIIIGLYLLVSISISIYMSKRASRSTGDFFLTGRNLPWYIAGTSMVATTFAADTPLAVTELVAQNGIAGNWLWWNMVFGGMLTVFFFARLWRRSGITTDCEFVSIRYSGRAADFLRGFRAVYIGIFMNMIVIAWVNLAMAKILKVMFPELTFLGISEVSFLGMTFTSHLLVVGCIMIFVAIYSSLSGLWGVSFTDSFQFVFAMTGCIVLAVFALGAPQVGGIAGLKEKLPEWVFHFTPVVGDAHTALGTAGDVLKLSLTAFIVYIGIQWWASWYPGAEPGGGGYVAQRMMSAKNEKHSLLATLWFQIAHFAVRPWPWIIVALATLILYPNEPDKGAAYVMVIRDFLPSGLVGFLLAAFLAAYMSTLASQTVWGTSYIINDLFRPYIKPGGDEKYYIKVSRITTFLLLILSLIVTTQFERISDAWKFILACSAGIGPVLILRWFWWRINAWSEISAMIAPYFIYPVLKYYGISFEVSLMIIVAWSTFIWLTITFITKPTSEDQLKSFYARVHPGGKGWERISRQIPEIQGDTGYRYLFVNWVAGAAMVLLFLFGIGKLIFHEYIFTLIYFAGALLCAAIIYRNMKKMGWEKVAK, from the coding sequence ATGATACTATCGTCGTGGGATTGGATTATTATCGGATTATACTTGCTGGTGAGTATTTCCATCAGTATTTACATGTCGAAACGTGCCAGTCGCAGTACGGGAGATTTCTTTTTAACCGGGCGCAACCTGCCCTGGTATATTGCAGGTACAAGTATGGTGGCGACAACGTTTGCGGCTGACACCCCCCTGGCTGTTACCGAGCTTGTGGCCCAGAATGGCATCGCAGGAAACTGGCTATGGTGGAACATGGTTTTCGGAGGCATGCTGACGGTATTCTTCTTCGCCCGTTTATGGCGGAGGTCGGGTATTACCACCGACTGCGAGTTTGTCTCTATTCGTTATTCAGGCCGAGCGGCCGATTTCCTGAGAGGTTTCAGAGCGGTTTATATCGGTATATTCATGAACATGATTGTGATAGCCTGGGTCAACTTGGCCATGGCGAAAATATTAAAAGTCATGTTCCCTGAGCTGACTTTTTTGGGCATTTCGGAGGTGTCTTTTTTAGGGATGACCTTTACATCACATCTCCTGGTTGTGGGATGTATCATGATTTTTGTGGCTATATATTCATCCTTGTCTGGTTTATGGGGTGTATCATTTACTGATTCATTTCAGTTTGTCTTTGCTATGACAGGCTGCATCGTGCTGGCTGTTTTTGCATTGGGTGCGCCTCAAGTGGGAGGCATAGCCGGATTAAAGGAGAAGTTGCCGGAATGGGTATTTCATTTTACACCTGTTGTAGGAGATGCACATACAGCGTTGGGTACAGCAGGAGATGTCCTTAAGCTAAGCCTGACAGCCTTCATTGTTTATATTGGCATCCAATGGTGGGCTAGCTGGTATCCGGGTGCAGAACCTGGCGGCGGAGGTTATGTGGCTCAACGCATGATGTCGGCAAAAAATGAGAAACATTCCCTGCTAGCTACCTTATGGTTTCAGATCGCTCATTTTGCTGTCAGGCCTTGGCCATGGATCATCGTCGCTCTTGCTACATTGATACTGTATCCCAATGAACCGGATAAAGGTGCGGCCTATGTCATGGTCATCCGTGACTTTTTACCATCAGGTCTCGTCGGATTCCTGTTGGCCGCATTTCTTGCCGCCTACATGTCAACTTTGGCTTCGCAGACCGTCTGGGGTACATCCTACATCATTAATGACCTGTTCCGCCCATATATTAAACCGGGAGGTGATGAGAAGTATTATATCAAGGTATCAAGGATCACCACCTTTCTCCTGTTGATTCTTTCTCTTATCGTGACCACACAATTTGAGAGGATCAGCGACGCATGGAAATTTATCCTGGCATGCAGCGCAGGTATCGGGCCTGTCTTGATCCTGCGGTGGTTCTGGTGGAGAATCAATGCCTGGTCGGAGATATCAGCCATGATTGCCCCCTATTTCATATATCCGGTTTTGAAATACTATGGTATAAGTTTCGAAGTCAGCCTGATGATCATTGTCGCCTGGTCAACATTCATCTGGCTGACTATTACCTTTATCACAAAACCTACGTCTGAGGATCAGCTGAAATCTTTTTATGCCAGAGTGCATCCGGGGGGTAAGGGCTGGGAAAGGATATCCAGGCAAATACCCGAAATACAGGGAGATACAGGTTATAGATACCTGTTTGTAAATTGGGTTGCAGGTGCAGCAATGGTCCTCTTGTTTCTGTTCGGCATAGGGAAACTTATCTTCCATGAATACATATTTACGCTTATCTATTTTGCAGGTGCATTGCTTTGTGCTGCAATCATATACAGAAACATGAAAAAAATGGGTTGGGAGAAGGTTGCAAAATAG
- a CDS encoding rod shape-determining protein MreD, whose translation MSVHIKHSIRFIILLLVQVTVLNSVNFSGYLNPYLYVLFILMLPFEIQGWLLLALSFMMGFSVDIFSNTQGMHAAASVFMAYCRPWIIRLVASPREAEAGIQPCIRDMGFRWFISYTLILVLLHHTLLFYLEAFTFKQFFVTLVRVLLSTLFTTGLVILSQYLFFMKKK comes from the coding sequence ATGTCGGTACATATCAAACATAGTATTCGTTTCATTATTCTTCTCCTGGTTCAGGTCACTGTATTGAATAGTGTCAATTTCAGCGGTTACCTCAATCCATACCTTTATGTACTGTTTATATTAATGCTTCCTTTTGAAATCCAGGGCTGGCTTTTACTGGCTTTATCGTTCATGATGGGTTTTAGCGTCGATATTTTTTCAAATACCCAAGGTATGCATGCCGCGGCATCTGTTTTTATGGCCTATTGCCGTCCATGGATTATTCGGTTAGTGGCCTCACCGAGAGAGGCCGAAGCCGGCATTCAGCCCTGCATCAGAGACATGGGATTCAGATGGTTTATATCCTATACTCTCATTTTGGTCCTCTTACATCATACCCTTTTATTCTACCTGGAAGCCTTCACTTTTAAACAGTTTTTTGTCACCCTGGTTCGGGTGCTGTTAAGCACACTCTTCACAACCGGCCTAGTCATCTTAAGTCAATATCTGTTTTTCATGAAGAAGAAGTAA
- the mreC gene encoding rod shape-determining protein MreC, which yields MRNLLAFIRRYHFFLLFFMLEIFSFILLVNNTYYQRAMIIKTSNRVTGNVYKTFNSISEYFSLRKTNKSLADENARLHDLLKDAYMARNVSTYTVNDTIYQQRYQYVAAKVLGNSLNKRDNFLVLNKGLRQGITSEMAVISTQGVVGIVKDASDNFCSVISVLNSQNHISAKIKKNNQNGTVIWDGPDYRYGTLKDIPGHVLVDIGDTIVTSSYSQIFPEGILVGTISDYSLIEGNNFYSIEIKFSVDYNQLEYVEVVKDLMKGEIKKVRDTFSGD from the coding sequence ATGAGGAACCTTCTTGCTTTCATCAGGAGATACCACTTTTTCCTCCTTTTTTTCATGCTGGAAATCTTCTCTTTTATTCTACTTGTGAATAATACCTATTATCAACGTGCCATGATCATCAAAACAAGCAACCGTGTCACCGGCAATGTTTACAAAACCTTTAATTCGATCTCTGAATATTTTTCGCTCAGGAAAACCAATAAATCTCTTGCTGATGAAAATGCCCGTCTTCATGATCTTTTGAAAGATGCATATATGGCTCGTAATGTGTCGACATACACAGTGAACGACACCATCTATCAGCAACGATACCAGTACGTTGCAGCAAAAGTTCTCGGGAACTCCCTGAATAAGCGTGATAATTTTCTGGTACTGAACAAGGGTCTCCGCCAGGGTATCACCAGTGAGATGGCCGTCATCTCCACTCAGGGTGTGGTCGGCATTGTTAAAGATGCATCTGATAACTTTTGCTCTGTTATATCTGTCCTGAATTCACAAAACCATATCAGTGCCAAAATCAAAAAAAATAACCAGAACGGAACAGTCATCTGGGATGGGCCTGACTACCGGTATGGGACATTGAAAGATATACCCGGGCATGTGTTGGTTGATATTGGCGATACCATCGTTACCAGCAGTTATTCCCAGATCTTCCCGGAAGGCATATTAGTAGGAACTATTTCTGACTACTCTCTCATTGAAGGTAATAACTTTTACAGCATCGAAATAAAATTTTCAGTGGATTATAACCAATTGGAATATGTTGAAGTGGTTAAAGATCTCATGAAGGGAGAGATAAAAAAAGTCAGAGATACATTTTCAGGAGATTAA
- a CDS encoding rod shape-determining protein: MGLFSFLTKEIAIDLGTANTIIIYNDKVVVDEPSIVAIERSTGKVMAVGKKALMMHGKTHENIKTIRPLRDGVIADFQATEVMIREMIKMIGIKNTLFPPALKMVICIPSGITEVEERAVKDSAEQAGAKEVRLIHEPMAAAIGIGIDVLEPTGNMIIDIGGGTTEIAVIALGGIVNNKSIRIAGDDLNDDILEYMRKQHNINIGERTAERIKIEVGAAMSEIDNPPDDFAVQGRDMLTGIPKEIKVNYAEIAYALDKSLAKIEAAVLNALEMTPPELSADIFRTGIYMAGGGSLLRGIDKRLHLKTKLPVHVADDPLRAVARGTGIALKNFNKFPFLIK; the protein is encoded by the coding sequence ATGGGACTATTTTCGTTTCTTACAAAGGAAATCGCCATTGATCTTGGCACTGCCAACACGATCATCATTTATAACGACAAAGTGGTTGTTGACGAGCCATCTATTGTTGCCATCGAAAGAAGTACCGGCAAGGTCATGGCTGTTGGTAAAAAAGCTTTGATGATGCATGGCAAGACCCATGAGAACATAAAAACCATTCGTCCTTTACGCGATGGGGTGATTGCTGATTTCCAGGCTACCGAGGTGATGATACGTGAGATGATTAAAATGATCGGCATAAAGAATACCCTCTTCCCTCCGGCGCTTAAGATGGTTATATGTATCCCTTCCGGCATAACCGAGGTTGAAGAACGTGCTGTGAAGGACTCAGCCGAGCAGGCAGGTGCCAAGGAAGTGCGCCTGATCCATGAACCTATGGCCGCCGCCATCGGTATCGGTATTGACGTACTCGAACCCACAGGGAATATGATCATCGATATCGGAGGCGGAACAACAGAAATAGCTGTCATCGCCCTGGGAGGTATTGTCAACAATAAATCCATCCGTATAGCCGGCGATGATCTCAACGACGACATCCTAGAGTACATGCGTAAACAGCATAACATCAATATTGGTGAACGGACAGCCGAAAGGATTAAGATAGAGGTTGGCGCAGCTATGAGTGAGATCGATAATCCGCCAGATGATTTTGCAGTCCAGGGTAGGGATATGCTCACCGGCATCCCGAAAGAAATCAAGGTCAACTATGCCGAAATCGCCTATGCCCTGGATAAATCCCTTGCCAAAATCGAAGCTGCTGTGCTTAATGCACTTGAAATGACACCACCGGAGCTGTCGGCCGATATATTCCGCACCGGAATCTATATGGCAGGGGGTGGTTCTTTACTGCGTGGCATCGACAAACGGTTGCATCTGAAAACTAAACTCCCTGTCCACGTTGCGGATGATCCCCTCAGGGCTGTCGCACGCGGCACCGGCATTGCTTTGAAGAACTTTAACAAATTTCCGTTCCTGATCAAATAA
- the purH gene encoding bifunctional phosphoribosylaminoimidazolecarboxamide formyltransferase/IMP cyclohydrolase has translation MEQPKKINTALISVFDKKNLEKVIRTLDDLRIKILSTGGTFDYIEKLGINVTSVESLTSYPSILGGRVKTLHPKIFGGILNRRNNDNDQQQLNEFGIPLIDLVIVDLYPFEETIKSTDDEHEIIEKIDIGGISLIRAAAKNYQDVLVVPSTTFYDQLIHLLNTGKGYTSLADRKYFATQAFNVSSHYDSLIFTYFNNDGETKAFKQSIIEASSLRYGENPHQASVFYGKLDDVFDKLHGKEISYNNIGDLDAAISLINEFDETTFAIIKHTNACGVASRSSLAGAWTDALAGDPVSAFGGVLITNAVVDTESASEINKLFFEIILAPGYEKNALDLLMLKKNRIILQKKSYTFPDKYFRSALNGVLEQSKDIKTESVDDMRVVTFVAPGDQELTDLVFANKIVKHSKSNAIVLAKNKQLLGSGVGQTSRVDALKQAIQKARSFGFDLNGAVMASDAFFPFADSVDIAYKAGISAIVQPGGSVRDAESVDYCNKHRMTMVFTGTRHFKH, from the coding sequence ATGGAGCAGCCAAAAAAAATCAATACAGCACTTATTTCGGTTTTTGACAAAAAAAACCTGGAAAAAGTCATCAGGACATTGGATGACCTCAGAATTAAAATCCTGTCGACAGGTGGCACATTCGATTATATAGAAAAACTGGGCATCAATGTCACATCAGTTGAATCCCTCACCAGTTACCCCAGTATTCTTGGGGGAAGGGTAAAAACATTACATCCCAAGATTTTCGGAGGTATACTGAACCGGAGAAACAATGATAATGACCAACAGCAACTCAATGAATTCGGCATACCGTTGATCGACCTGGTCATCGTCGACCTTTACCCCTTCGAGGAAACCATAAAATCCACTGATGATGAACATGAAATCATCGAAAAGATTGATATCGGTGGTATATCACTGATCAGGGCTGCAGCAAAAAATTACCAGGATGTTCTGGTGGTGCCTTCAACCACTTTTTATGATCAACTCATTCATTTATTAAATACCGGAAAGGGATACACGTCACTGGCCGACCGTAAGTATTTCGCCACCCAGGCCTTCAATGTTTCATCACATTATGACTCACTTATCTTCACATACTTTAACAATGACGGTGAAACAAAAGCGTTTAAACAAAGTATAATAGAAGCCAGCTCCCTGCGTTATGGGGAAAATCCACACCAGGCTTCTGTATTTTACGGGAAATTGGATGACGTTTTTGACAAGCTCCATGGCAAGGAGATATCCTATAACAATATTGGCGACTTGGATGCGGCTATCAGCCTGATCAATGAATTTGATGAAACCACCTTTGCGATCATCAAACATACCAATGCCTGCGGGGTAGCAAGCCGTTCATCTCTCGCCGGGGCATGGACCGATGCACTGGCAGGTGATCCGGTATCAGCCTTTGGCGGTGTACTCATCACCAATGCGGTTGTCGATACTGAAAGTGCAAGTGAAATAAATAAATTGTTCTTTGAAATCATCCTTGCTCCTGGCTATGAAAAAAACGCCCTCGATTTGCTGATGTTGAAGAAAAACAGGATAATTTTGCAGAAAAAGTCGTATACCTTCCCGGATAAGTACTTCCGCTCTGCATTGAACGGAGTGCTGGAACAATCAAAAGATATAAAGACCGAGTCGGTCGACGACATGCGAGTAGTGACCTTTGTCGCACCCGGTGATCAGGAATTGACCGATTTGGTCTTTGCCAATAAAATTGTCAAGCATTCCAAATCGAATGCTATTGTCCTGGCAAAAAACAAACAGCTATTAGGCAGCGGAGTCGGACAGACATCAAGGGTGGATGCATTGAAACAAGCCATTCAGAAAGCCCGTTCATTTGGATTTGATCTCAACGGGGCTGTCATGGCATCCGATGCTTTCTTCCCCTTTGCCGATTCGGTTGACATCGCATACAAGGCAGGTATATCCGCCATTGTTCAACCCGGAGGATCTGTGCGCGATGCCGAATCTGTCGACTACTGCAACAAACACCGGATGACGATGGTTTTCACCGGAACAAGGCATTTTAAACATTAA